The following DNA comes from Eriocheir sinensis breed Jianghai 21 chromosome 37, ASM2467909v1, whole genome shotgun sequence.
aacaataacctcagcataaaaaaaaaaagtactatagGCAAACTTGtaaatttttctcaattttcaaataaacaataaaggttaaaaaagagcaaataaaagaaaaaaaaaacattggtagGAAAGACTTACCTCCCCAATCCCCCAGTCGATCCCGTCCGCTGCGGCATCCCCCTCCGCCAGGGCACCCCAGTCTATGCCCCCCCCGGCAGCGTCACCGCCACCCTCGGCCCCGGAAGCATCGCCAAAGTCGATTCCGCCAACTCCACTGTCGCCAAAGTCAACCTGAAACAATGCACTTTGATTATCGACCTTCCGCCTGTTTGTGAGCTCTATgtaatattaacccggtagcagcgacaggccaaatttgtggctttatcgtgtagcagcgacaggccaaatttgtggctttatcgtgtagcagcgacgggccaaatttgtggctttatcgtgtagcagcgacaggccaaatttgtggctttatcgtgtagcagcgacaggccaaatttgtggctttatcgtgtagcagcgacgggccaaatttgtggctttatcgtgtagcagggacggtccaaatttgtgccatgctataaaccccccaaaatagctgatacataatctgatcacaaaagcTTTGatttatattatgaaatggttggtgtgaggggtgattttttctcatttttctcgcttggagggaccattaagaaacatgatccccgctgctaccgggttaatccttACTCATTAAAATCACCGCCATCCTGAAtgcttgtctgtgtctttgtACCTGTCTTCAATACTCAAATGTCATCCTAATTAtgccattattattactactgtcaTAATTTCCTCAGCACCCCATTGGAGGTTGAAAAGAAGACAACATCCATTCAACCAAACATTCTAATACCTTGAAAATAGCTGGAAAAAAAACTCAGATCaatgtcctctccctctccttttcctttcctttctgtttttctttccctctccctttcctttctgtttttctttccctctccgtttccctccctcttcctcttcttctcctcacctcaaGCTCTCCGGTGCTCTCCTGTGGCTCCTCGGCTCCCACCACCAGGGGCGGCTCCTCAATGCTGCAGGGAGGCTCTCCGTACACCCATTCATAGGTGGTGGTGTTGCCGTGCTCtgtggagggatggggagggtcaGTGAATGGCAGGTGAAAGAGTGAGTAGCTAGATAATGGGTTATGGGTATCCTAATGATATTTTTGTCTATAACTGTACATGTAGTTGACTTatattttctgcccttgagctgcttcatttactgtaaaaaaaggcaagaaatgactgtacttgcgtgtgtgtgtgctaggaTAGACTTACTCCTATTTGACctaaggaagaaaaatgttggTGTAGGACTGAGGTGAGGTATCCTGGAATGAGAGGATGTTTTTGAAGGATGAAGAGTACAAGAAGATTAATGATGGAGAAATAAATAGCAAGAATAGACTTACTCTTATTTGACATGTAGAAGAAAAATGTGATGTTGGACTAAGAGGACTAAGAAGATTCGTAGCAAGTATGGGAGATGGATATGAagtcaacaaacacacacacacacacacacattccctgaGCAAACCATCCTGGACAGCTACCACTACAACTGCCTGTCTGGGAAAACACTGTTGTGGTTGTGACTCCATTTGTAAAGTCTCATATTTGGTTGACTGCTGTTGTAATGTTGTATTGTATTGTACACTGTTATTTGTTTCATAgctattttttctcttcacattCCCCAGACACAGGCATTGTCTCCCCCCCTAAGATATTACTTTCCCAAATCTTCCCTTCcacatgagaaagaaagaagaaaagtttaccctatcctttcttcccttcccattctcctggCACAGACTTTGAtgccttctccttcccattacaAAAtcaccctctcttttcttcccttcccattccctccatacactcattttttctccccttccctttccctccatcatacacacacatcttctcttcccctaccccacacacgtcttttctttccttccccttccctcagacACCCCCTAATGCCTCCTCCACCCCATACACACCCATGATAAATTTGAGTATGGGCAGGGACTCAGGCTGGTGTGGGCCGGACACTGTGAAGGCCACGAAGTCTTGGTACAGCTGGCGGGCCGGGCCGAGGCCACGGCACTCCTCAGCAATGACTTCAAACTCCTGCGGCAGGGTTTTGAGGGACTCCAGCAGCTCCTGTTTGACCTGTGGAAGAAGAATGTTGGTGTAGGACTAAGAGGTGAGATATCCTGGAatgagaaaaggataaaggataGAGTGCTGAAAAGTTtaatgatagagaggaaagaaataactgGGATGGACTTCTTTTTAACATGTGAAAGTAAAATGTTGGTGTAGGACTAAGAGGTGAGATATCCTGGAatgagaaaaggataaaggataaAGTACTGAAAAGTTtaatgatagagaggaaagaaataactgGGATGGACTTCTTTTTTACATGTGAAAGTAAAATGTTGGTGTAGGACTAAGAGGTGAGATATCCTGGAatgagaaaaggataaaggatgAAGTACTGAAAAGTTtaatgatagagaggaaagaaataactgGGATGGACTTCTTTTTTACATGTGAAAGTAAAATGTTGGTGTAGGACTAAGAGGTGAGATATCCTGGAatgagaaaaggataaaggataGAGTGCTGAAAAGTTtaatgatagagaggaaagaaataactgGGATGGACTTCTTTTTTACATGTGAAAGAAAAATGTCTGTGTAGGACTAAGTTGAGGTATCCTGGAATGAGAGGAGAATATGAACAAAAGGATAAAGAGTGCAGGAAAGTTCAATGATGGAGAAATAAATAGCAAGAATAGACTTTTTTGACTTGTAGAAGGAAAATGTGGTGGAGGAGTTGTATTATAAGACAAATcgacgcccaagaacacatatttgacaaagctttcatatgagttgcgggcatttccagtagcagctttatgaccctggtggtagtttgaccattcctctgtactgtgaacctaaagaaacactcatcagaacccgactgacccactctttgacctttagaaatagctgatgggaGAAgtgaaggtgtcttataatactgaccTAAGCGGATTTATAGCTACTTGCCTATGGGAGAAGGATATAAAGTCaacaatctcacacacacacacacacacacacttacgttgTCTCCAGTGATTCCTATTTGCTTGCAGACCTTGAGGTACTTCTTGCGTGCTTCGGCGATCCCCTTAGTGTACTCCTTCACCTTGTTGTCACACTcctggtggggaaggaggaggggaggaggggagtgattaGTGGGAAGCTGAGGAAGGCAGTTGGCTCTAATACCACAAAACCAGCAGAGcaattgtatgtttttttgtttcctctaaTATTTTCATGCACTCGAGTTGCCTCCTttagagtaaaaaaaagataagaaagaaaaaagaaaccatccacacacacactgtccgaGCTTGAGCTGAGGCCCTGTAtactataaataggtaaatacacgcaCCCGTTGCACCTGTATCCCCTTGGCAATGAGCCGCCGCATGCCCGCCACCTCATAGTTGACGCAGCGAGCCAGCAGCTGCGCCGCCTCGCCCAGGTAGATGCTGTTGTGCTCGTACATGCGCACCACCTCTTGCCAAtcctatgggggggggggggggtaaggaaagaaaaagccaTCTACAGTATTTGAAAATCAAAATTATTTCCCATTGTACTCCTAACCTCTTCTAAGTGTAATAAAACAGAATCAGAAAATAATATTACAGCATTAAGTTAAGtatgcaacaaaaacaacatactaaaaaaaaagtaaaaggcaaTATGAGAGAAAGATTACGAGATGAGAGAATAGAaactggaaggaaaaaagggtagAGAAACAATCAGTATAAAGGAAAGTAAATATGCAAAagattatacaaaatacaacactACCACACACACCTTCATCCTCTGTGAGCCATACCAGCCCAGGATGTTCTTGCtgtccttctctgtctccttcagGATCTCGATAATCTTGAGGCAGTGGAAGTAGTTGATATCTGacaaggaggatggagaggaagtgtTGGTTGGGAAAGTGAACATTACATAAGTAGGTACAGAAGAATTAAAAGTAAAATTAACTCATGAAAACTTGTGTGAAaccaaagactgaaaaaaaatacccaataaattatcatgaggagaagaaaggaaataaaaacagtaaaaggGAATACAGAGTAAAAAATTCTATGCTGAATCATCCACATAAAATCTGCATCACAGCAAACATAAGAAGGATCAAAAGGATCATGAATAATGgtaattaataaaagaaagtaaaactgGAATGTAGGACAATACTCCCCTTGTTTTCTCTTACGGCAAATGATCAAATCAACAAATTGAGGATGGTCTTAAACTGCAATTATactgaaaagaaaaacagatgtcTGAGAGCCACACAAAGAAAAGTCCCTCCCAGGTGACCGCCATTTACTCACAAGTGCCGGAGAGAAGGCGGGTGACCTCTGGGTGCTCTGGCATGTCCTGAATGGCTGCATTGATCTTAATCCGCACCGCCTGCACCTCTGTCTGCCAGTCCTTCTGTACGTGGCGGCGAGACACCAGCCAGTCCACCAGCTTGGGCAGGTGGATGTCAATGGGCAGCTGCTGTTCCTGTGGGAGGGGAGTGGGCAAGGGTATTTGGGGAGAGAATGGTAAAGATTTAGGAAAGAACACActattttctataaaaatttatgtaaaGTATAGTATTCAGCATTATGAACAAAACAGATCCTTATTGTTATTGGAAGTTTAGTTTTTAAGTAATTGTGAATATTAATCTTAAGTAACCATATGCGTGTTGTGCACCTGCacaggtgccctgtgcattaatTATCGACCTCGAGATCGAGATGACACTCGCACCCACAGTGCTCCAGCTGCTCACGTTTTTCCAAGGAGTATATACTCTCAAGGCTTCTTCTACTTGCGATGATCCGTATTACATCATTGATATCGTCGCATAGTCCGTGTTCTATTTATGAATGAGATCTGAAATAAGTTTCAGATCACTGATCTTCCTTATCAGACACCGGATGTTTTCCCCTACACTCTAAAACCCTTACGTTTTCTCCTACACCGCAAAAGTATGGTTGCTACACGCGTCTGTCCGCCCTCACCTCCTTCTGTTGGTGATCATAATTAACAGGCCTCCTGGCAAGGCGCTAAGACAAGCCTGGTACTCACGTCCATGGTGCCGGGGCTGCGTGGCGAAGGCTAGAACTCAGGGAAGTGAAGGAGCCCCGCGCCAGCTGTTGACATGGCTTGTTTACATCGGCCAGGACAGGACCGTCCCGAGGCGCGGCGCGGCGTGCTGGCCCAACCCTCACCCGGGACTGTACTTTTGTTTACTCATTTCATTCATAAACCCGATTTCAAGCTCAAATATCAGCTAAAATATGTACAATTTGATATGGTTATTGAAAGTGATCATATGGCGGGATAGTCTGCAAGAGAACGGATGCTGCCACTCATCTCACAGCCTGGTGGTGACGTGTACGAGGAATGGAGATTATCAGCACGAGACGAGATGATCCTTATGGCGGCCTTTTCGCTGGCTTTTCTGTACCTTTAAGCTCGTTTAAGAGTGCACTATTACCTTACATGTTTATAGCACGTATCGGGACCTCATTTCGCCTGATTGAAAAGCCTCTCccaaaggcggtgtcacactagcactttttccgtcgattaatgcgatttccgtcgatttttctaGGCTCGCCATGGACTGTTCTGCGATACTAGTTAGATAGTTTTACATGACGTCTGAACCCTGAACAGGAATACCATCcatgaaattgacctatctttcggccactccttttgaAATGCTGATTTGCCTGATAGCCTCCCATAATTCACTTAGGCAAATAGGTACAtttttggccgactggtaaaggagtggctctcccgttacgctggtcgctgGTTCGATCctcggcgccggcaaaacctttccttgtctgggttaatttctcgtgtgtttcgttacacgcagtggtcgtgtgggagtggagcAAAGAGGTAAGTAAATCCAGGCATTTCACTTTGAACTCTTACatgagcagcaagtagcgggcttttttttcattatttatttttttttcccttgagctggtttctatgctgtaaaaaaaaaaagttaatcttctctgtggccttagaaaatagtcgtaatggatgcacgttacgtttaagaataaggaCGTAAGCACTGTCTACCCTTCTAAGTTCCACCAAGCAGATTATAGTTTCCTTGAGTTCCACCTGCACTTTTCTTTGATTAGCAGAATTTATCTGTTTGGGCGTCTTTAACCTACCTTCCTTCCAAGAGGCTCCTATAAACCTAACCCTACGTAACCTCACCATCCATAACTTTAACCTTTTCTGAATGTATCTATCACACTGCTACTTCGTTCCTTCCAAAAGGCTCATATAAACCTAACCCTACGTAACCTCACAGCCCATaactttatctaaccttttctgaATGTATCTATCACACTGCCATTTCGTTCCTTCCAAAAGGCTCATATATACCTAACCCCACGTAACCTCACCATCCATAACTTTAACCTTTTTCTGAATGTATCTATCACACTGCTACTTCGTTCCTTCCAAAAGGCTCATATATACCTAACCCTACGTAACCTCACCATCCATAACTTTAACCTTTTTCTGAATGTATCTATCACACTGCTACTTCGTCCCTTCCAAAAGGCTCATATATACCTAACCCCACGTAACCTCACCATCCATAACTTTAACCTTTTTCTGAATGTATCTATCACACTGCTACTTCGTTCCTTCCAAAAGGCTCATATATACCTAACCCCAcgtaacctcactatccataactTTAACCTTTTTCTGAATGTATCTATCACACTGCTACTTCGTTCCTTCCAAAAGGCTCATATATACCTAACCCCACGTAACCTCACCATCCATAACTTTAACCTTTTTCTGAATGTATCTATCACACTGCCATTTCGTTCCTTCCAAAAGGCTCATATATACCTAACCCTACCAAACCTCACCATCCATAACTTTAACCTTTTTCTGAATGTATCTATCACACTGCTACTTCGTTCCTTCCAAAAGGCTCCTATAAACCTAACCCTACGTAACCTCACCATCCATaactttatctaaccttttctgaATGTATCTATCACACTGCCATTTCGTTCCTTCCAAAAGGCTCATATATACCTAACCCTACcaaacctcactatccataactTTAACCTTTTTCTGAATGTATCAcactggcactcacaacatgactgccaagcctgttccactgtAATGCCAGTATTTAATTATGTACGGTTAAATataaattagggaggaataagtaGCGTTAAGTATTATAATCCACCACTCCATTTATCAAACTCCACAGCACAAAAAGCAAGAGGATGGAATAACTAAAACGAAATAACGGATCTCAAACACCACAGCGAAACCACCACTTTATTAAGACATCCATCACTGCAAAACTTGGAGCTCGTTAATGATAATTCGTCGATTCGATACAAAACGGAGCCAACTCGAAGCAGTCtcggtgggagggaaggaaggacggggagagggggggaaggaagggcggggatgggaaggaaggaaggaaggctgggctacgaaggaaggaagggaataggaattAAGgacggagagggggaggaagggtgcaTAACAAGGATGCgggagagaatgagagtgggagtgagaaagtgagggggaaagaggggaggaaaggtgacatggttgaaagagagaaaacagggaagGATGTGCAagtggaagaaagtaagaaaaagatgtAAGTGGACTATAAGAAGAGTGGAAGGTGGATGGGGGTTGAGTGGAAGaaaggacgggaagaggaaggaaggaagagaggaaaatagataaggaaaagggattaactgaggatgagaatgaggagatgaggggatgacTAGgctgaaagaggggaaagaagggaggaagaatgaggatgataggaaggaagggagagaaggtggaagggagagaaggtggagggagaatgggagggtgggtgggtggttgcttgtgggtgggtgggtgggtggatacgTCTATAAGGGTGGGTTGGTCACTTGCAATTCATTACTCGCACGACAAAACCCTCACGCCCCAAGGCACTGGttatgtcatctctctctctctctctctctctctctggctatctatctctatctatctacatatctatctatctcccattACTTCCATCCATTCATTCGCATTTGCTATTTATTCATACTCATTAATAtactgatacatacatacatacatacatacaaacgtaCACATTTAACCCACCAGCTCTCGCCTCAAACACGTTACATACACGACATATACACGAAGCCTTACAATGACCCTCTAACATTTTACTCGTGCCCTTACTTACAATTTAGCAAACTCAAgtgtattagttttttttctctagttATTTACATTCACAATTATCTTAAGTGTTGAACATACTCGTATACTCTGTTGTTCCTTATCTTCAGAATTATGAATATCAGTGATGACAAGATAATGATGACagaccactataaaaaaaatcctataACTTTTAAAAGGGAACTGAATTTGAATACCTCACTGATTAGCATAACAATAATGACGATTTTAATGACAATAGACCTAATTAATAAAGACTAAATTCATATATCCATTAAATTTTTGAAGACACTGATTTAGAAAGTTGCATAATAAAGACTAAATTCATATCTCCATTAAATTTTTGAAGATACTGATTTCGAAAGTTGCATAATAAAGACTAAATTCATATATCCATTAAATTTTTGAAGATACTGATTTTGAAAGTTGCATAATAAAGACTAAATTCATATACCCATTGATTTTTTGAAGATACTGATTTCGAAAGTTGCATAATAAAGACTAAATTCATATATCCATTAAATTTTTGAAGATACTGATTTCGAAAGTTGCATTGGTTTGAAATATCCTGATtaacaaaagaacaacaacaaaaaggttaTAGTGGAAATATTACTTTAGTTCTTGCTCTTAAATCACCAGGAAACAAAACACGAGTAAAATTTTCATTCCCTTCAGTCTCAATGGACAAGCCAAGCCCAGCCCCTTCACCTGATTGGCCAAGACATAAGACATTCCATCACacaagaacactaatttgacagggctttcgtaggagctgtgggcatttccagtagtagttgtatgaccctggtgatagtgtgactctttctctgtaccatgaacctgtagaaacactcattagaacccgattgaccccctcttcgtcctttagaaattgttaatgtgataagcgagtgtcttataataccaaccaccATGACCACTAGACTCAGACACATCATTGGCTGTTCCTAGCGAAGGGGCGGGGCTTCCTTACGCCGCCCTGGAACCAACAGAAAACGGAGTCACGTCCTACAGACACATTCAGGGACACACCAGACCAGTACTACACACGATGGACACACTTACACTCCATTCACACTAACTTGGCATTTAGGACCCGCCCACGCCCCGTCTGTCCAGCATCCCCCAATCACATGCAGCCTGAGGTGGAGGGTGGGCGTGACAGCTTATGAGTGGGCGGAGCTTATTTGGTGGGGTCGAGTTGCTAGATGCCGATatacacttttttcttctctctcgttttgttttcTCGTCATGAATGTTTGTTAAATTATTTCTATCATGTGAAGTTTAAGATTAAGAAGGATTTTAAGTCACTTCAGTTGCCCGCGTGAGATAGAGAAAACGTAAGGAGAATATATCGG
Coding sequences within:
- the LOC127008258 gene encoding CDK5 regulatory subunit-associated protein 3-like, which codes for MDEQQLPIDIHLPKLVDWLVSRRHVQKDWQTEVQAVRIKINAAIQDMPEHPEVTRLLSGTYINYFHCLKIIEILKETEKDSKNILGWYGSQRMKDWQEVVRMYEHNSIYLGEAAQLLARCVNYEVAGMRRLIAKGIQVQRECDNKVKEYTKGIAEARKKYLKVCKQIGITGDNVKQELLESLKTLPQEFEVIAEECRGLGPARQLYQDFVAFTVSGPHQPESLPILKFIMEHGNTTTYEWVYGEPPCSIEEPPLVVGAEEPQESTGELEVDFGDSGVGGIDFGDASGAEGGGDAAGGGIDWGALAEGDAAADGIDWGIGEVDEAAIQAIEVEDSGVSGGVARGDEARTLLLNPKTRTQFTDELHELMGFLRQRATELESDDTIFSLSHFSSAPASIQSHTVESVRTMEGKVTALLGRLSTTRMQHLLLISCSPRYVDRLAESLQSKLAVCDKLAASQEAVKQRKADTVVEQQKLGPQLALIAERARELQGNIEKDISNRYKNRPVNIVGVNLSTYVA